From a region of the Triticum aestivum cultivar Chinese Spring chromosome 7D, IWGSC CS RefSeq v2.1, whole genome shotgun sequence genome:
- the LOC123165045 gene encoding COP9 signalosome complex subunit 3 isoform X2, translated as MESVEALVAHIQGLSGSADELAQLHGLLKQADGDALRAHSAGLLPFLSHLHPGTHSLGYLYLLDSFVSSSANLRAHAGGDLLVTVADFLTSCSADQIRMAPDKFLNVCRVLKNEVMQLNAPIRGIAPLRAAVRKIQTSSEQLTPLHAEYLMLCLLAKQYKAGLSVLEDDIFEVDQPKDLFLYCYYGAMIYIGLKKFRKALELLHNAVTAPMSSLNAITVEAYKKYVLVSLIQSGQVPSFPKYTSSTAQRNLKNHTQIYVDLSTCYGTGSYSDLETFIQSNAEAFQTDNNFGLVKQVLSSMYKRNIQRLTQTYLTLSLEDIASSVQLNTPKEAEMHVLRMIEDGEIHATINQKDGMVSFNEDPEQYKSSEMVEHIDSSIQRLMALSKKLTSIDQNISCDHAFLMKSGRERARFDYDDFDSVPHKYF; from the exons atggagtcgGTGGAGGCGCTCGTGGCGCACATCCAGGGCCTCTCCGGGAGCGCGGACGAGCTGGCGCAGCTCCACGGCCTCCTCAAGCAGGCCGACGGCGACGCCCTGCGCGCCCACTCCGCCGGCCTCCTGCCCTTCCTCTCCCACCTCCACCCCGGCACCCACTCCCTCGGCTACCTCTACCTCCT GGATTCTTTCGTGTCGTCGTCTGCTAATCTGAGGGCCCACGCCGGCGGGGACCTTCTTGTGACCGTGGCCGATTTCCTCACCTCTTGCTCGGCCGACCAGATACGCATGGCGCCCGACAAAT TTCTGAATGTGTGTAGGGTGCTCAAGAACGAGGTCATGCAGCTCAACGCGCCGATCAGAGGGATTGCTCCGCTGCGGGCGGCCGTCCGCAAGATCCAGACATCGTCAGAGCAGCTTACCCCGCTCCATGCGGAATACCTGATGCTGTGCCTGCTGGCCAAGCAGTACAAGGCTGGCCTGAGCGTCCTGGAAGACGATATATTCGAAGTTGATCAGCCCAAGGACTTGTTCCTCTACTGCTACTACGG GGCGATGATATATATTGGGCTGAAGAAGTTCCGTAAAGCATTGGAGCTTCTTCACAAT GCTGTTACTGCCCCAATGTCGTCATTGAATGCAATTACTGTCGAGGCTTACAAGAAGTATGTCCTAGTTTCGCTCATTCAGAGTGGACAG GTTCCGTCATTCCCCAAGTACACATCTTCGACTGCTCAAAGGAATCTGAAAAATCACACTCAG ATTTACGTCGATCTGTCTACATGCTATGGTACTGGTAGCTACTCTGATTTGGAGACATTCATCCAGTCAAATGCAGAGGCCTTCCAAACT GATAACAACTTTGGACTAGTGAAGCAAGTGCTCTCTTCAATGTACAAGCGAAACATCCAGAGGCTGACCCAGACCTACTTAACTCTTTCACTTGAAGACATTGCCAGCTCTGTTCAACTTAACACCCCGAAAGAAGCTGAGATGCATGTACTTAGGATG ATTGAAGATGGTGAGATCCATGCAACGATAAACCAGAAGGATGGCATGGTCAGCTTTAATGAAGATCCTGAGCAATATAAAAGTAGTGAGATGGTGGAGCACATAGACTCTTCTATTCAAAG GTTGATGGCTTTGTCCAAGAAGCTGACCTCAATTGATCAGAACATCTCGTGTGATCATGCATTTTTGATGAAG AGTGGAAGGGAACGTGCAAGATTCGACTACGATGACTTCGACTCGGTTCCGCACAAATATTTTTGA
- the LOC123165045 gene encoding COP9 signalosome complex subunit 3 isoform X1, which yields MESVEALVAHIQGLSGSADELAQLHGLLKQADGDALRAHSAGLLPFLSHLHPGTHSLGYLYLLDSFVSSSANLRAHAGGDLLVTVADFLTSCSADQIRMAPDKFLNVCRVLKNEVMQLNAPIRGIAPLRAAVRKIQTSSEQLTPLHAEYLMLCLLAKQYKAGLSVLEDDIFEVDQPKDLFLYCYYGAMIYIGLKKFRKALELLHNAVTAPMSSLNAITVEAYKKYVLVSLIQSGQVPSFPKYTSSTAQRNLKNHTQIYVDLSTCYGTGSYSDLETFIQSNAEAFQTDNNFGLVKQVLSSMYKRNIQRLTQTYLTLSLEDIASSVQLNTPKEAEMHVLRMIEDGEIHATINQKDGMVSFNEDPEQYKSSEMVEHIDSSIQRLMALSKKLTSIDQNISCDHAFLMKVQSGRERARFDYDDFDSVPHKYF from the exons atggagtcgGTGGAGGCGCTCGTGGCGCACATCCAGGGCCTCTCCGGGAGCGCGGACGAGCTGGCGCAGCTCCACGGCCTCCTCAAGCAGGCCGACGGCGACGCCCTGCGCGCCCACTCCGCCGGCCTCCTGCCCTTCCTCTCCCACCTCCACCCCGGCACCCACTCCCTCGGCTACCTCTACCTCCT GGATTCTTTCGTGTCGTCGTCTGCTAATCTGAGGGCCCACGCCGGCGGGGACCTTCTTGTGACCGTGGCCGATTTCCTCACCTCTTGCTCGGCCGACCAGATACGCATGGCGCCCGACAAAT TTCTGAATGTGTGTAGGGTGCTCAAGAACGAGGTCATGCAGCTCAACGCGCCGATCAGAGGGATTGCTCCGCTGCGGGCGGCCGTCCGCAAGATCCAGACATCGTCAGAGCAGCTTACCCCGCTCCATGCGGAATACCTGATGCTGTGCCTGCTGGCCAAGCAGTACAAGGCTGGCCTGAGCGTCCTGGAAGACGATATATTCGAAGTTGATCAGCCCAAGGACTTGTTCCTCTACTGCTACTACGG GGCGATGATATATATTGGGCTGAAGAAGTTCCGTAAAGCATTGGAGCTTCTTCACAAT GCTGTTACTGCCCCAATGTCGTCATTGAATGCAATTACTGTCGAGGCTTACAAGAAGTATGTCCTAGTTTCGCTCATTCAGAGTGGACAG GTTCCGTCATTCCCCAAGTACACATCTTCGACTGCTCAAAGGAATCTGAAAAATCACACTCAG ATTTACGTCGATCTGTCTACATGCTATGGTACTGGTAGCTACTCTGATTTGGAGACATTCATCCAGTCAAATGCAGAGGCCTTCCAAACT GATAACAACTTTGGACTAGTGAAGCAAGTGCTCTCTTCAATGTACAAGCGAAACATCCAGAGGCTGACCCAGACCTACTTAACTCTTTCACTTGAAGACATTGCCAGCTCTGTTCAACTTAACACCCCGAAAGAAGCTGAGATGCATGTACTTAGGATG ATTGAAGATGGTGAGATCCATGCAACGATAAACCAGAAGGATGGCATGGTCAGCTTTAATGAAGATCCTGAGCAATATAAAAGTAGTGAGATGGTGGAGCACATAGACTCTTCTATTCAAAG GTTGATGGCTTTGTCCAAGAAGCTGACCTCAATTGATCAGAACATCTCGTGTGATCATGCATTTTTGATGAAG GTGCAGAGTGGAAGGGAACGTGCAAGATTCGACTACGATGACTTCGACTCGGTTCCGCACAAATATTTTTGA
- the LOC123165046 gene encoding uncharacterized protein, translating into MATAGCAGRWAPLALALLLAAVVALALIRQAARAASGGVMGGRSYSSSEPDESSSSNSYSFYDSSSHISIGAPSRRRAAKDDDDDDNSDVIFWVLFVGLVLLIAAVWYYYEYERQRTTVVKLQVALLGWAKPFQKELNEIAERVQASNKHSYKFMLTETICSLSRHRDCCVFSSLSVNVKNGADTWEAHFDKLSIKERSKFDEETLYNLEGIKRTKEYSKKLDGSRNEYIVVTILVAAKGALKFPKIRRPADLEAVVEKLNSIPNREIRGVHVLWTPQDENDILSEEKLRADYPNLKPHNDY; encoded by the exons ATGGCGACCGCCGGCTGTGCCGGCCGCTGGGCCCCGCTTGCCCTCGCTCTGCTACTCGCCGCCGTCGTCGCGCTGGCGCTCATCCGGCAGGCTgcccgcgccgcgtccggcggCGTCATGGGCGGGCGCTCCTACTCCTCTTCCGAACCCGACGAATCGTCGTCCTCCAACTCGTATTCGTTCTACGACTCGTCGAGTCACATATCGATCGGCGCGCCGTCGCGTCGCCGCGCGGccaaggacgacgacgacgacgacaactcGGATGTGATATTCTGGGTGCTGTTCGTCGGTCTCGTTTTGCTCATCGCTGCCGTCTGGTACTACTACGAGTACGAACGCCAGAGGACGACCGTGGTTAAGCTCCAG GTTGCCTTGCTCGGCTGGGCGAAACCGTTTCAGAAGGAATTGAACGAGATCGCGGAGAGAGTACAGGCTTCCAACAAGCATTCGTACAAATTCATGTTGACTG AGACCATATGTTCATTGAGCCGTCACAGGGATTGCTGCGTATTTTCAAGCTTATCA GTTAATGTGAAAAATGGAGCGGATACTTGGGAGGCGCATTTCGATAAACTTTCTATCAAGGAGAGGAGCAAATTTGATGAAGAAACACTTTACAACTTGGAAGGAATCAAGCGGACGAAAGAGTACTCCAAAAAGTTAGATGGCTCCAGAAACGAATATATAGTG GTAACCATCCTAGTTGCTGCCAAGGGAGCGCTGAAGTTCCCCAAAATCAGAAGACCCGCAGATCTGGAAGCAGTAGTAGAAAAACTCAACTCTATACCTAACCGAGAAATTCGG GGCGTTCATGTTTTATGGACTCCTCAAGATGAGAATGACATTCTTTCCGAAGAGAAGCTTCGAGCGGATTATCCTAATCTGAAGCCTCATAATGATTACTAG